A stretch of Geomonas oryzisoli DNA encodes these proteins:
- a CDS encoding exosortase C-terminal domain/associated protein EpsI, protein MIGTKVFLFALVLLVCAGTAAGFIAARPRVVVVRTNLEKLPMTIGDYRGIDDVFPELVYRELNADQHVYRHYRNADGQVVTLYIGYYGTAKGGRTGHNPYACLPGAGAAIVDTGTVTLKQQGRPEPVPVNYVLARKDGASTVMLHWYQTAGTKVVATGWRQNLERFKGRVLRNRNDGAFVEVYMAAPDAMVPSAKKTTGAFAEKVMNLLPGYWPVER, encoded by the coding sequence ATGATCGGAACTAAGGTCTTCCTGTTCGCACTCGTGCTGCTGGTTTGCGCCGGGACCGCCGCCGGGTTCATCGCGGCCCGTCCCCGGGTCGTCGTGGTGCGGACCAACCTGGAGAAATTGCCCATGACCATCGGCGATTACCGGGGCATTGACGATGTCTTCCCGGAGCTGGTGTACCGGGAGCTGAACGCGGACCAGCATGTCTATCGCCACTACCGCAACGCCGACGGGCAGGTCGTCACTCTCTATATTGGCTACTACGGCACGGCCAAAGGGGGGCGCACCGGGCACAACCCATACGCCTGCCTTCCCGGCGCAGGTGCTGCCATCGTGGACACCGGGACCGTGACCCTGAAACAGCAGGGAAGGCCGGAGCCCGTCCCGGTGAACTACGTCCTCGCAAGGAAAGACGGGGCGAGCACCGTCATGCTGCACTGGTACCAGACCGCCGGAACCAAGGTGGTCGCCACCGGTTGGCGGCAGAATCTGGAACGCTTCAAGGGGCGCGTGCTGCGAAACCGCAACGACGGCGCGTTCGTCGAGGTGTACATGGCGGCTCCCGATGCGATGGTGCCTTCGGCCAAGAAGACGACCGGCGCATTCGCCGAAAAGGTGATGAACCTGCTCCCCGGCTACTGGCCGGTGGAGCGCTAG
- a CDS encoding phosphotransferase: MSCAEATVRGGATPEAAAASETRRDTEGAAGGVLVIGERLGHLRELHAGAVPADSLPSDPSELEPFSTILLHSSALRSSRELPALLEGRAGGAANRVVVIVAENPLLSRGRGEDPCPLTFAERWQLFRGRLERLCPEAVPLSRRFLAAAGGEGLQELVAADFSGRPTRYDAFPAASLTRKGVLARFLARRAVVVVLPSASWGRMLIGDVVDMVSAHVGGSSACFVERVDVRSRGAVVLFLAEQGTGRRFVARLVFDAASDAIIARNAQYLGYLRSLGDAALQRLIPTPLGRRTRPGVTVYLETKLPGELAWKRLTPWIRRRTDRDMELFLTRLAEASGHRVLLDQATLDALFREDMEVIRACPAIDQSFFDSLCTTVSGIKKALLGRSLELVSSHGDFGYGNVLVHPVTGTVRGVIDWDTGRKSEFPAVDLVNHYIQKERIRRGCNFFAAFEAVLALPLAGLPLAAFYLGCGQGALLHYVTFLRYLARSARYHKLFQAHCGEYVAAHQMLLAREPL, from the coding sequence ATGTCGTGCGCAGAGGCCACAGTTCGTGGGGGGGCGACGCCGGAAGCCGCGGCGGCGTCCGAAACCCGCCGCGATACGGAAGGGGCGGCCGGAGGGGTCCTCGTCATCGGGGAGCGGCTTGGCCATCTGCGCGAATTACACGCCGGCGCCGTGCCGGCCGACTCGCTGCCGTCCGACCCATCCGAACTGGAGCCGTTCTCCACGATCCTTTTGCACTCTTCCGCGTTGCGCTCGTCGCGGGAATTACCGGCTCTGCTTGAGGGGCGCGCCGGGGGAGCGGCGAATCGCGTGGTGGTCATTGTCGCGGAAAACCCCCTGTTGTCGCGGGGAAGAGGGGAAGACCCGTGCCCGCTGACCTTCGCCGAACGGTGGCAGCTTTTCCGGGGGCGCCTGGAAAGGCTCTGCCCTGAAGCCGTCCCGCTCTCCCGGCGGTTCCTTGCGGCTGCAGGGGGGGAAGGTTTGCAGGAACTCGTTGCGGCTGACTTTTCCGGTCGCCCAACGCGGTATGACGCTTTCCCGGCGGCTTCTCTGACGAGAAAGGGGGTGCTTGCCCGGTTTCTTGCCAGGCGTGCTGTCGTGGTCGTCCTCCCTTCGGCTTCCTGGGGGCGCATGCTCATCGGGGACGTGGTCGATATGGTCTCCGCCCATGTCGGCGGGAGCTCCGCATGTTTCGTGGAGCGCGTGGACGTCCGTTCGCGGGGTGCCGTGGTGTTGTTCCTCGCGGAGCAGGGGACGGGGCGGCGCTTCGTCGCACGCCTGGTTTTCGATGCGGCTTCCGACGCCATAATCGCCAGGAACGCGCAGTACCTCGGGTATCTGCGCAGCCTTGGCGACGCCGCTTTGCAGCGCCTGATCCCGACCCCTTTGGGACGGCGCACGAGGCCCGGTGTCACCGTCTACCTGGAAACGAAGCTCCCCGGCGAGCTGGCCTGGAAAAGGCTGACCCCCTGGATCCGGCGCCGCACCGACCGGGACATGGAGCTCTTCTTGACGCGGCTGGCAGAAGCCAGCGGGCACCGCGTGCTTTTGGACCAGGCGACCCTGGACGCGCTGTTCCGGGAGGACATGGAGGTGATCCGGGCCTGCCCGGCGATCGACCAATCCTTCTTCGACTCGTTGTGCACCACCGTATCCGGTATCAAGAAGGCGCTTTTGGGCCGCTCTTTGGAGCTTGTCTCCTCTCATGGTGACTTCGGGTACGGCAACGTGCTGGTCCATCCGGTGACCGGTACCGTCCGTGGTGTCATCGACTGGGATACCGGGAGGAAAAGCGAGTTCCCGGCGGTGGACCTGGTCAACCACTACATCCAGAAGGAGCGTATCCGGCGCGGGTGCAACTTCTTTGCTGCCTTCGAAGCGGTGCTGGCATTACCCCTCGCCGGTCTTCCCCTGGCGGCGTTTTACCTGGGCTGCGGCCAGGGGGCGCTGCTGCACTACGTGACCTTTTTGCGGTACCTGGCGCGCTCAGCCCGGTATCACAAGTTGTTTCAGGCGCACTGCGGCGAGTACGTGGCCGCGCACCAGATGTTGCTCGCGAGGGAACCGCTATGA
- a CDS encoding FemAB family XrtA/PEP-CTERM system-associated protein: MNVVSVERYRGDGQEWDRFVCSHPAATSYHRYFWRRVLEESFGHPGHYLLAHSGGTTVGVLPVVHMKSMLFGSFLVSVPFFNYGGVLCSDPAARDALLAEGERLMAERGASYLELRHLGEPLPGLATRSHKVTMILDLAADPDGQWGSFGPKLRNQVRKAQKSGLQVATGGRELLDGFYRVFCRNMRDLGTPVYGRAFFENVLEARDAQARVISVLADGETIASGIMTRFRDTVEVPWASSNRDFRDCCPNNMLYWEAIRLAIGAGARQFDFGRSTPGEGTYHFKRQWGAEPVPLYWQYLLADGVRPPELNPANPKFRLAVKGWQRLPVALTRILGPPIVRNIP, translated from the coding sequence ATGAACGTGGTCTCGGTCGAGCGCTACCGTGGGGACGGACAGGAGTGGGACCGCTTCGTCTGCTCCCACCCGGCCGCGACCAGCTACCACCGCTACTTCTGGAGGCGGGTGCTGGAGGAGAGTTTCGGGCACCCGGGGCATTACCTCTTGGCCCATTCCGGCGGCACGACCGTGGGGGTGCTCCCGGTCGTCCATATGAAAAGCATGCTCTTTGGCAGCTTCCTGGTTTCGGTCCCCTTCTTCAACTACGGCGGGGTGCTCTGCAGCGACCCCGCCGCGCGGGACGCGCTCCTGGCGGAGGGGGAGCGGCTCATGGCCGAACGCGGCGCGTCCTACCTCGAGCTTCGTCACCTGGGGGAGCCCCTCCCCGGGCTGGCTACCCGCAGTCACAAGGTCACCATGATCCTGGACCTCGCCGCCGACCCGGACGGCCAGTGGGGGAGCTTCGGCCCCAAGCTGCGCAACCAGGTGCGCAAGGCGCAAAAAAGCGGGCTGCAGGTCGCCACGGGGGGGCGGGAGCTGCTGGACGGGTTCTACCGGGTGTTCTGCCGCAACATGCGCGACCTTGGGACACCGGTGTACGGCCGGGCGTTTTTCGAGAACGTGCTGGAGGCCCGGGACGCCCAGGCACGGGTCATCTCGGTGCTTGCGGACGGCGAGACCATCGCCTCCGGCATCATGACCCGTTTCCGGGACACGGTCGAGGTACCCTGGGCCTCCTCCAACCGTGACTTCCGGGACTGCTGCCCCAACAACATGCTCTACTGGGAGGCCATCAGGCTCGCCATCGGTGCGGGGGCGCGACAGTTCGACTTCGGGCGCTCGACCCCGGGGGAGGGGACCTACCACTTCAAGAGGCAGTGGGGCGCTGAGCCGGTCCCCCTTTACTGGCAGTACCTCCTGGCAGACGGCGTGAGGCCTCCGGAGCTCAACCCCGCCAACCCGAAGTTCCGTCTCGCGGTGAAGGGGTGGCAGAGGCTGCCGGTCGCGCTCACCAGAATCCTGGGTCCCCCCATCGTGAGGAACATACCTTAG
- a CDS encoding XrtA system polysaccharide deacetylase has translation MNVVNALTVDVEDYFQVSAFDPYVERDRWDQYPLRVEGNTARVLDLFDSFGVRGTFFILGWVARRCPHLVREVRDRGHEIACHGFGHELVYRIGPQRFREDVRCAKALLEDITGDQVVGYRAPSYSITRRSLWALDILIEEGFRFDSSIFPVYHDIYGLPGAPRFPHLIRRPSGVIREFPLSTYPLRLAGREFLLPVAGGGYLRLFPASLLGRCIDAINAREGEPAVLYFHPWEMDPDQPRIRAGMKSRFRHYLNLAKTEGKLRQLLSGIRFGTMSEALSGAGGEKPLAEITGVYS, from the coding sequence ATGAACGTCGTGAACGCCCTCACCGTCGATGTGGAAGACTACTTCCAGGTTTCCGCCTTCGATCCGTACGTGGAACGGGACAGGTGGGACCAGTACCCGCTCAGGGTGGAGGGGAACACGGCGCGGGTGCTGGACCTGTTCGATTCATTCGGCGTCAGGGGGACCTTCTTCATCCTCGGCTGGGTGGCCAGGCGCTGCCCGCACCTGGTGCGGGAGGTGCGGGACCGGGGGCACGAGATCGCCTGCCACGGTTTCGGCCACGAACTCGTCTACCGCATCGGGCCGCAGAGGTTCCGCGAGGACGTGCGCTGCGCCAAGGCGCTGTTGGAGGACATCACCGGCGACCAGGTGGTCGGCTACCGCGCGCCCAGCTACTCGATAACGAGGCGGTCGCTCTGGGCGCTGGACATCCTGATCGAGGAGGGGTTCCGCTTCGACTCGAGCATCTTCCCGGTCTACCACGACATCTACGGTCTGCCGGGTGCGCCGCGTTTTCCGCATCTCATACGCCGCCCCTCGGGGGTGATCCGGGAGTTTCCCCTCAGCACCTACCCCCTCCGGTTGGCGGGGCGGGAGTTCCTGCTGCCGGTGGCGGGGGGAGGGTACCTGAGGCTCTTCCCGGCCTCCCTGCTCGGCCGCTGCATAGACGCGATCAACGCCAGGGAAGGGGAGCCCGCGGTGCTCTACTTCCACCCCTGGGAGATGGACCCGGACCAGCCGCGCATCCGCGCGGGAATGAAGTCCCGGTTCCGGCACTATCTGAACCTTGCCAAGACGGAGGGGAAGCTGCGGCAACTGCTGTCGGGGATCCGCTTCGGCACCATGAGCGAGGCGCTGTCGGGGGCAGGAGGGGAAAAGCCCCTCGCCGAGATCACCGGGGTGTACTCATGA
- a CDS encoding class I SAM-dependent methyltransferase — protein sequence MSETIDKTLSVATKSHYESLVGELGVGYLDYRWNNNPISRSHYRQTKASVDFALGRLAGTVERMLEIGCGPGTWTDLCLKRARQLTVVDISTEMLKVLAERFPAAGIEARCGDFGSDDVAFERSFDVIFSVRALEYMDSKAAVIGKCARLLAPGGHLIIITKSPRWMDKKKEESAGDVIQSGWIDWADLEGLYRDSGLDRVETFPVCLGSYYFPWSTHLGIKVCDLLQRNLYRKRIGGPFESFAESFMTIGVKR from the coding sequence ATGTCCGAAACCATCGATAAGACGCTGTCCGTCGCCACCAAAAGCCATTACGAGAGCCTGGTAGGGGAGCTCGGCGTCGGCTACCTCGATTACCGCTGGAACAATAACCCCATCAGCCGCAGTCACTACCGCCAGACCAAGGCCTCCGTCGACTTCGCCCTCGGCAGGCTTGCCGGCACCGTGGAGCGCATGCTCGAGATCGGGTGCGGTCCGGGCACGTGGACGGACCTCTGCCTGAAAAGGGCCCGGCAGTTGACCGTCGTCGACATCTCGACGGAAATGCTGAAGGTCCTCGCCGAACGCTTTCCCGCGGCGGGCATCGAGGCCCGGTGCGGTGATTTCGGCAGCGACGACGTTGCGTTCGAGCGTAGCTTCGACGTGATCTTTTCCGTGCGCGCCCTCGAGTACATGGACAGCAAGGCCGCCGTCATCGGCAAGTGCGCCCGGCTCCTGGCCCCGGGGGGGCACCTCATCATCATCACCAAGAGCCCGCGCTGGATGGACAAGAAAAAGGAGGAATCGGCGGGGGACGTCATCCAGTCGGGCTGGATCGACTGGGCCGACCTGGAGGGGCTCTACCGGGACAGCGGCCTGGACCGGGTCGAGACCTTCCCCGTCTGTCTGGGCTCCTACTACTTTCCCTGGTCGACGCACCTCGGCATCAAGGTGTGCGACCTGTTGCAGAGAAATCTGTACAGGAAAAGGATCGGCGGCCCGTTTGAATCATTCGCGGAAAGCTTCATGACCATAGGGGTGAAACGTTAG
- a CDS encoding glycosyltransferase family 4 protein yields MAAVDSLPAVASKGGRNGRCNLLFLHYGDDAMRGSEISLLKIMYGLDRERFGLFAICNRERYRQALEAAGVTARCAEIPEVMVDGRYLRLQVASFFRTVFSLARYIKRNDIRLVYCNNGLPSQAGYYAAKLAGVPIVSHVRSPYNLRYILLYRMNRVTARVFVSRAIRDEFCGKVRPKGLSTVIYNSVDTERFTPARQRDGGERAELGIPADRIVLGQVGSLIYRKGIDVVLEALALARESNAALHLVLAGSGADEPAFRRAAETMGVQRAVTFLGEVAEPLALYQQVFDINLLASRREAFGVSLIEGASCGLPAIGSRVDGIPEIIDDNSSGILVPPGDAAALAQAMLTLAADRSLRERMGAAGRQIVLSRFSLDRYVASVGAVIEDILAG; encoded by the coding sequence GTGGCCGCCGTGGACTCGCTGCCGGCAGTAGCGAGCAAGGGAGGGCGGAACGGCCGCTGCAACCTGCTGTTTCTGCATTACGGCGACGACGCCATGAGGGGGAGCGAGATCTCGCTCCTGAAGATCATGTACGGACTGGACAGGGAAAGGTTCGGGCTCTTCGCCATCTGCAACCGGGAACGGTACCGGCAGGCCCTGGAGGCCGCGGGCGTGACCGCCCGCTGCGCCGAGATCCCCGAGGTCATGGTCGACGGCCGCTACCTCCGCCTGCAGGTGGCCTCGTTCTTCCGGACCGTCTTTTCCCTTGCCCGCTACATAAAACGGAACGACATCCGGCTGGTCTACTGCAACAACGGCCTTCCCTCCCAGGCCGGCTACTACGCGGCCAAGCTGGCCGGGGTGCCCATCGTATCCCACGTCAGGTCGCCGTACAACCTCAGGTACATCCTGCTGTACCGGATGAACAGGGTCACCGCGCGCGTGTTCGTAAGCCGGGCCATAAGGGACGAGTTCTGCGGCAAGGTCAGGCCGAAGGGGCTCTCGACCGTCATTTACAACAGCGTCGATACGGAGCGCTTCACACCCGCACGGCAGCGGGACGGGGGGGAGAGGGCGGAACTGGGCATACCCGCCGACCGGATCGTCCTGGGGCAGGTGGGGTCGCTGATTTACCGCAAGGGGATCGACGTCGTGCTGGAGGCGCTCGCGCTGGCACGCGAGAGTAACGCCGCCCTGCACCTCGTGCTCGCGGGAAGCGGCGCGGACGAACCCGCCTTCAGGCGTGCCGCCGAGACCATGGGGGTGCAGCGGGCGGTGACATTTTTGGGAGAGGTGGCCGAACCACTGGCGCTTTACCAGCAGGTATTCGATATCAACCTCCTTGCCTCGCGCAGGGAGGCCTTCGGCGTCTCGCTCATCGAGGGCGCTTCCTGCGGGTTACCCGCTATCGGGAGCCGTGTGGACGGCATACCCGAGATCATTGACGACAACAGTTCCGGAATCCTGGTGCCGCCGGGTGACGCGGCCGCTCTTGCGCAGGCCATGCTCACCCTGGCTGCCGATCGCTCGCTCCGGGAGAGGATGGGGGCGGCCGGACGGCAGATCGTCCTGTCGCGGTTCTCCCTCGACCGCTACGTCGCCTCCGTCGGAGCTGTAATAGAAGATATCCTGGCCGGCTAG
- a CDS encoding DegT/DnrJ/EryC1/StrS family aminotransferase, translating into MRIGRTLPPAATPLSLREILCGVRAFFSGDKALERFEEELKRYYDMPHVFLLSSGKAALAVILSALKETGAGRDEVLIPAYTCYSVPAAVVRAGLKVRPCDIDPRTLDFDWAKLEEALAGGRVLCAVSTHLFGLPADVERLRRAASRYGVAVVEDAAQAMGGEAGGRKLGTLGDVALFSLGRGKALSTVSGGIILTGDARLGAAIGRITGALPREGWIDGVTALCYALVLCVLVRPGLFWLPKALPFLGIGDTTFEPGFGIKRLGAFQAGLTLGWQDKLARMRAARLERAAVLERAGLEVPAPLGGALANLIRFPVLLEDGEQRRWLIEKSEAAGLGAATAYPDAVPNIPQLRGMAACAAPCAEQVAHRLVTIPLHPYVRMRDLEDLLGLVRESYRAR; encoded by the coding sequence ATGCGCATCGGCAGAACTCTTCCCCCGGCAGCCACACCGTTATCCTTGAGGGAAATCCTCTGCGGCGTCCGGGCCTTTTTCTCGGGCGACAAGGCCCTCGAAAGGTTCGAGGAGGAGCTGAAGCGGTACTACGACATGCCCCACGTCTTCCTGCTCAGTTCCGGGAAGGCGGCCCTCGCCGTGATCCTGTCCGCCCTTAAGGAAACCGGCGCGGGCCGGGACGAGGTCCTCATCCCCGCCTACACCTGCTACTCGGTCCCCGCGGCGGTGGTGAGGGCCGGGCTCAAGGTGCGCCCCTGCGATATCGATCCCCGCACGCTCGATTTCGACTGGGCGAAGCTCGAAGAGGCCCTGGCCGGGGGGCGTGTCCTGTGCGCGGTTTCCACCCACCTCTTCGGCCTTCCCGCCGACGTGGAGCGGCTCAGGCGGGCCGCTTCCCGGTACGGGGTCGCGGTGGTCGAGGATGCGGCCCAGGCCATGGGGGGAGAGGCCGGGGGAAGAAAGCTCGGCACCCTCGGGGACGTCGCGCTCTTCAGCCTGGGGCGCGGCAAGGCCCTCTCCACCGTTTCCGGCGGCATCATCCTGACGGGGGACGCGCGACTGGGCGCTGCCATAGGGCGGATCACCGGGGCGCTGCCGCGTGAAGGGTGGATCGATGGTGTGACGGCCCTTTGCTACGCGCTCGTGCTCTGTGTCCTGGTCCGCCCCGGCCTGTTCTGGCTTCCCAAGGCCCTGCCGTTCCTCGGGATAGGGGACACCACCTTCGAACCCGGTTTCGGGATCAAACGGCTGGGCGCGTTTCAGGCGGGGCTGACGCTTGGGTGGCAGGACAAACTGGCCCGGATGCGCGCGGCGCGTCTTGAGCGTGCGGCCGTCCTGGAGCGGGCGGGGCTCGAGGTGCCGGCCCCTCTCGGGGGGGCGCTCGCCAACCTGATCAGGTTTCCCGTTCTGCTCGAGGATGGGGAGCAGAGGCGGTGGTTGATCGAAAAAAGCGAAGCGGCCGGGCTGGGGGCGGCAACGGCCTACCCGGACGCCGTCCCGAACATCCCGCAACTGCGGGGCATGGCGGCCTGCGCCGCTCCCTGCGCCGAACAGGTGGCGCACCGGTTGGTGACGATACCTTTGCACCCGTACGTAAGGATGCGCGACCTCGAGGATCTGCTGGGGCTGGTGCGGGAGTCGTACCGGGCCCGTTGA
- the xrtA gene encoding exosortase A: MPLSRNDKIKLSLLVALWLAVFSPIVPEMVGEWGSHSDNNHGFLVPLVTLYFLWHQKGELSAGEIDCAKWGGVILAASLAIYLVSFAGGAAFPARIAMVASLFGLLWFCLGNAWIRVMAFPVLFLLFMVPVPYSVMSLVSMPLQLIATRLSAWIIQMCAIPVYREGNMLYFVGTQLEVAEACSGIRSIMSLTMLGSIFAYLAPVGWQRRALIVVAAVPIAMTANIIRISGTGILANYFGDRVARGFLHDFSGLAVFAFGLLMLWMIHLLLTRKVSHDRN, from the coding sequence ATGCCTTTATCGCGAAACGACAAGATAAAGCTCTCGTTGCTGGTCGCCCTCTGGTTAGCGGTCTTCTCACCCATCGTGCCGGAGATGGTGGGGGAGTGGGGTAGCCATTCCGACAACAACCATGGCTTCCTGGTCCCGTTGGTGACGCTCTACTTCCTGTGGCACCAAAAGGGCGAACTTAGCGCGGGGGAGATCGACTGTGCCAAGTGGGGAGGCGTTATCCTCGCAGCGAGCCTGGCGATCTACCTCGTGAGCTTCGCGGGCGGGGCCGCTTTCCCGGCGCGCATAGCCATGGTGGCGTCCCTCTTCGGCCTCCTTTGGTTCTGTCTGGGCAACGCGTGGATCCGGGTCATGGCCTTCCCGGTCCTGTTCCTGCTCTTCATGGTCCCGGTTCCCTACTCGGTGATGAGTCTCGTCTCGATGCCGCTGCAGCTGATCGCCACACGGCTCTCCGCCTGGATCATCCAGATGTGCGCCATCCCGGTGTACCGCGAGGGGAACATGCTTTACTTCGTGGGGACGCAGCTCGAGGTCGCGGAGGCATGCAGCGGCATCAGGTCGATCATGTCGCTCACCATGCTGGGTTCGATATTCGCCTACCTGGCCCCGGTCGGCTGGCAACGGCGGGCGCTCATCGTGGTCGCGGCGGTCCCCATCGCCATGACTGCCAACATCATCCGGATCAGCGGGACCGGCATACTGGCCAACTATTTCGGCGACAGGGTCGCCCGCGGCTTCCTGCACGATTTCTCCGGTCTGGCGGTTTTCGCATTCGGGTTGCTCATGCTCTGGATGATCCACCTGCTGCTTACCAGGAAGGTGTCCCATGATCGGAACTAA
- a CDS encoding lipopolysaccharide biosynthesis protein, which produces MSDILKGLSRHTLTYTVGTFAQRAASFLLLPVYTRYLSPRDYGILELVGLTTDVISMVAGLGIAATVYRFYAKYDDESDKNAVISTAFILMSAIFAVTALLCLCFAGSFSELVFSDSAHTPFFVVAFFSLFFSVGIELPSIFLKVRQKSALFVGFSLLKLVLQLSLNISFVVLLKAGPLGILKSTLIVNLALSVLLSIYTIRETGLRFCGVKAREMVRYGFPIIFWSLGSFLLTFSDRFFLRSYADLTTVGIYSLAYKFGFILTCFAVVPFQQIWEPQRFEIYKKPDGQAVFLQVFRYFSLFVIASALFVAIFARETVEIMAEKSFHPAYALVPLLLVSAVLQAWTAFCNFGLLVQNQTRSYAVCAVFSSVLVLVVNFLLIPKWQAYGAAWATVVVYAARFFWVYYASQRVLPLAYDWLPVALVSVLAVGTYVAKTAFDSYSLLTGLVGGGALFTVFVLAACRVALTLHEREQAVHYVRNTLKFLQPERP; this is translated from the coding sequence ATGAGCGACATTCTCAAAGGCCTCAGCAGACATACCCTCACCTACACGGTGGGAACCTTCGCACAGCGCGCGGCGAGCTTCCTGCTGCTGCCGGTGTACACCCGTTACCTGTCCCCACGTGACTACGGGATACTCGAACTGGTGGGGCTCACTACCGACGTCATTTCCATGGTCGCAGGTCTCGGGATAGCGGCCACCGTGTACCGGTTCTATGCGAAATATGACGACGAAAGCGACAAGAACGCCGTCATCAGCACCGCATTCATCCTGATGAGTGCGATCTTTGCAGTCACCGCGCTGCTGTGCCTGTGCTTTGCCGGCAGCTTCTCGGAGCTGGTCTTTTCCGATAGTGCCCACACGCCCTTTTTCGTCGTGGCCTTTTTTTCGCTGTTCTTCAGCGTCGGCATCGAGCTGCCGAGCATCTTTCTCAAGGTCCGGCAGAAATCCGCGCTGTTCGTCGGCTTCAGCCTGTTGAAACTGGTGCTCCAGCTTTCCCTGAACATCTCCTTCGTCGTGCTCCTCAAGGCGGGGCCGCTCGGGATACTGAAGAGCACCCTGATCGTCAACCTGGCGCTCTCGGTGCTGTTGTCGATCTACACGATACGCGAGACCGGGCTCAGGTTCTGCGGCGTCAAGGCACGGGAGATGGTGCGCTACGGGTTCCCCATCATCTTCTGGTCCCTGGGGAGCTTCCTGCTCACCTTTTCCGACCGGTTCTTCCTGCGCTCCTATGCAGACCTGACCACCGTGGGGATCTATTCGCTCGCGTACAAGTTCGGCTTCATACTCACCTGCTTCGCCGTGGTCCCCTTCCAGCAGATCTGGGAGCCGCAGCGTTTCGAAATCTACAAGAAGCCCGACGGCCAGGCCGTCTTTCTCCAGGTGTTCCGTTACTTCAGTCTGTTCGTCATCGCGTCGGCTCTTTTCGTGGCCATCTTCGCCAGGGAGACCGTCGAGATCATGGCGGAAAAGTCGTTCCATCCGGCTTATGCCCTGGTGCCGCTTCTCCTGGTCTCAGCCGTGTTGCAGGCCTGGACCGCGTTCTGCAACTTCGGCCTGCTGGTACAGAATCAGACCCGCAGTTACGCGGTGTGCGCGGTGTTTAGCAGCGTGTTGGTCCTGGTCGTCAACTTCCTGCTCATCCCGAAATGGCAGGCCTACGGCGCGGCCTGGGCGACCGTGGTCGTTTACGCGGCCAGGTTCTTCTGGGTCTACTATGCGTCGCAACGGGTGCTGCCGCTTGCCTATGACTGGCTCCCCGTTGCCCTGGTATCGGTTCTGGCTGTCGGGACCTATGTCGCGAAAACCGCCTTCGATTCTTACTCGCTGCTCACCGGCCTGGTTGGCGGAGGAGCGCTCTTCACCGTCTTCGTGCTTGCCGCATGCCGCGTGGCCCTCACCCTTCATGAAAGGGAGCAGGCCGTGCACTATGTCCGCAACACCTTGAAATTCTTGCAGCCGGAGCGGCCCTGA